In Magnolia sinica isolate HGM2019 chromosome 12, MsV1, whole genome shotgun sequence, a single genomic region encodes these proteins:
- the LOC131219936 gene encoding MACPF domain-containing protein NSL1-like: MGPKLYVNTSHVDAGNRPVTGIRLYLEGKKSDHLSVHLQHLSTLPGILQLSDDSSCEPEDDSFLQERGYFEPLRWSLFSHVCTAPVQYSGACIDESASIVTKAWFEVKEVRMKKVLFLRLGFSMVASAKIRRSEWDGPPHLSHSL, from the exons ATGGGTCCCAAGCTTTATGTTAACACATCCCAT GTTGATGCCGGGAATCGGCCTGTGACTGGAATCCGTCTGTACTTGGAAGGTAAGAAGAGCGATCACCTGTCAGTCCATCTTCAGCACCTTTCGACACTCCCGGGGATCCTCCAACTTTCCGATGACTCCAGCTGTGAGCCTGAGGATGATAGCTTCCTACAAGAACGAGGCTACTTCGAACCTCTCAGGTGGAGTCTATTCTCCCATGTGTGCACGGCCCCAGTCCAATATAGTGGGGCCTGCATTGATGAATCTGCCTCCATTGTTACCAAGGCCTGGTTTGAGGTGAAGGAGGTCAGAATGAAGAAAGTTCTGTTCTTGAGGCTTGGTTTCTCTATGGTGGCGTCTGCAAAGATCCGCAGGTCGGAGTGGGATGGTCCCCCCCACCTGTCTCATAGTCTCTAA